In Bacteroidia bacterium, a single window of DNA contains:
- a CDS encoding DUF1456 family protein, giving the protein MNNNDIMRRIRYTFNFNDTKMIEIFALADQQVTRAQISDWLKKEDDPAYKELIDIDMAIFLNGFINEKRGKKEGPQPEPEKRLNNNIILRKLKIALNLKDEDILEILKLADLRISKHELSAFFRNPNQEQYRLCKDQVLRNFLYGMQKKYFKS; this is encoded by the coding sequence ATGAATAATAATGACATAATGCGACGTATTCGTTATACATTCAATTTTAACGATACTAAGATGATTGAAATTTTTGCTTTAGCTGACCAGCAGGTTACACGAGCACAAATTAGTGATTGGTTAAAAAAGGAGGATGATCCTGCTTATAAGGAGCTTATAGATATCGATATGGCGATTTTTTTAAATGGATTTATAAATGAGAAACGCGGAAAAAAAGAAGGTCCACAGCCCGAACCGGAAAAAAGATTGAATAATAACATTATACTTAGAAAATTAAAAATTGCATTAAATTTAAAAGACGAAGATATTTTAGAAATCCTTAAACTAGCAGATTTACGAATAAGCAAACACGAATTAAGTGCTTTTTTCCGCAATCCAAATCAGGAACAATACAGACTTTGCAAAGATCAGGTTTTGCGTAATTTTTTATATGGAATGCAGAAAAAGTATTTTAAATCTTAA
- a CDS encoding DEAD/DEAH box helicase, whose amino-acid sequence MNTFEESGIRPELKKAVLELGFETIMPVQEQVIPVVLESKDDIIALAQTGTGKTAAFGLPILSLLDLDSRETQALILSPTRELCIQITKDLMSYGKYLTGLRVTAVYGGASIENQISQLKTGAHVIVATPGRMNDLIRRKRVFLSNVQTVVLDEADEMLNMGFTEDLNLILEKVPAERRTLLFSATMSNEVAAIAKNYMKTPVNITIGKKNSGSENVSHHAYVINAKDRYLVLKRIVDYYPEIYGIIFCRTRLETAEIAEKLMKDGYNADALHGDLSQTQRDYAMQRFRSKNLQILVATDVAARGLDVDNITHVINYNLPDDNEIYTHRSGRTGRAGKTGISISLTHVKEKFRLQHIEKMINRKFETKQIPGGKDICKKQLFNMIDKMENVDVNEDEISIFLPALYEKLAHLEKEEIIKRFVSLEFNRFLEYYKKAPDLNLEARRSHDERRERPDRNERGDRNERRERSERGDRRDKAQIREAAAFTVLRVNMGSADGLEVRELIGMVNNFTQDRSIAIGRAEIRPYFTLFGVDSTSVNQVLKSFEGQRINNRELIIEVARESDQHIGGGGNRGERRSEGPRKPRNDRPFRGNRRS is encoded by the coding sequence ATGAATACATTTGAAGAATCAGGCATTCGCCCTGAGCTAAAAAAAGCTGTATTGGAGCTTGGTTTTGAAACCATTATGCCAGTACAGGAACAAGTAATTCCAGTTGTACTTGAATCAAAGGACGATATAATCGCTCTTGCACAAACCGGTACAGGTAAAACCGCAGCATTTGGTCTGCCAATTCTAAGTTTATTAGATTTAGATTCACGTGAAACACAGGCTTTAATTTTAAGTCCAACACGTGAGCTTTGTATACAAATTACCAAAGATTTAATGTCTTATGGAAAGTATTTAACAGGCTTAAGAGTTACCGCGGTTTATGGCGGAGCAAGTATAGAAAATCAGATTTCGCAGTTAAAGACCGGAGCACATGTAATTGTTGCAACACCAGGAAGAATGAACGATTTAATCAGAAGAAAAAGAGTTTTTCTTTCTAACGTTCAGACTGTTGTTTTAGATGAAGCTGATGAAATGCTAAATATGGGTTTTACCGAAGACCTTAATTTGATTTTGGAAAAAGTTCCTGCAGAACGCAGAACATTACTTTTTTCTGCAACAATGTCGAATGAAGTAGCTGCTATTGCAAAAAATTACATGAAGACTCCTGTAAATATTACAATAGGAAAAAAGAATTCGGGATCAGAAAATGTGAGTCACCATGCATATGTAATTAATGCAAAAGACAGATATTTAGTGTTAAAAAGGATAGTAGATTATTATCCTGAGATTTATGGAATTATTTTTTGCAGAACACGTTTAGAAACTGCGGAAATTGCAGAAAAACTTATGAAAGACGGTTATAATGCAGATGCGTTACATGGTGATCTTTCGCAAACACAGCGCGATTATGCAATGCAACGTTTCAGATCAAAAAATTTACAGATACTTGTTGCTACTGATGTTGCTGCCCGTGGACTTGATGTTGACAACATTACTCACGTAATTAATTATAATCTTCCTGACGATAACGAGATATACACACACAGAAGTGGAAGAACTGGAAGAGCTGGTAAAACAGGAATTTCAATTTCTTTAACTCACGTTAAAGAGAAGTTCAGATTGCAACATATCGAGAAAATGATTAACCGCAAATTTGAAACAAAACAAATTCCAGGAGGAAAGGATATTTGCAAGAAGCAATTATTCAACATGATTGACAAAATGGAAAATGTTGATGTAAACGAGGATGAAATCTCAATATTCTTACCTGCGTTGTATGAAAAATTAGCGCATTTAGAAAAAGAGGAAATTATCAAACGTTTTGTTTCTTTAGAGTTTAATCGCTTTTTAGAATACTATAAAAAAGCACCGGATTTAAATCTTGAAGCAAGAAGAAGTCACGACGAAAGAAGAGAAAGACCTGATAGAAACGAAAGAGGTGATCGCAACGAGAGAAGAGAAAGAAGCGAAAGAGGTGACAGAAGAGATAAAGCACAAATTCGTGAAGCTGCTGCTTTTACTGTTTTACGCGTAAATATGGGTTCGGCTGATGGATTAGAAGTCAGAGAACTTATCGGAATGGTAAATAATTTTACACAAGACAGAAGTATTGCGATTGGTAGAGCTGAAATAAGACCATATTTTACATTATTTGGTGTTGATTCAACTTCTGTTAATCAGGTTTTAAAATCTTTTGAAGGACAACGCATTAATAATCGTGAATTAATTATTGAAGTTGCCCGTGAGTCTGATCAGCATATTGGTGGTGGTGGTAACAGAGGTGAAAGAAGAAGCGAAGGACCAAGAAAACCAAGAAACGACAGACCGTTCAGAGGAAATAGACGTTCATAA
- a CDS encoding T9SS type A sorting domain-containing protein, whose protein sequence is MKKIFLMVCFSLVILILAKAQQTVIFNSSSNDGYVDLSGQSWSTLRNATQGSYVNSTIDWVTNDVGAYMTSGCPTLTIARAFMDFNTSNIPDNATICSAKLKFAAIITPPDYIGSLCAMKGTQLQPLSIQDFDAFSGLEYGHVLGNATTKDINFNANGISDINKTGLTKICVREYGHDYLNVQTNGYYTTGIFFAESNSINKLEVVYVAANAGPDQTICSKSSTTLNASGGTNYLWSTGETTASIVVAPISTTTYTVTVSVAAGCSSVDQVVVNTIPSPTVNLGTDMNICANFMYTLNAGNPGATYNWTRDGVPLSQHTQTITTNLEGNYCVTVTNTNGCSATDCIVLTYYPGKLLTAFTQSYSCVNNTIQIQVTALGNGSLHNWDIFPSDAQGTILGNSIQTGSGASFTFNSGLLPDQYYSIKHIIYGFCGNFSTIYQTIFIDMPTLNSDFVPTLSLVQNGFYSVTATMAALPAGALYYWKVEELDANGNTIPNTVMENPSIWWANPLVCTFPQYCCNDVNNTPNGKFYPNHTYRITRGTWSSCNPWSDISYTFTKTLQKNGQYVETISKTADTKEMLNKPEIVKENTEMLSVYPNPAEGMVNLIVSVDKDQRRVIQLADVLGNVINEWIAENGSELPNTIDLTSLKKGIYFLRLTSERNMISKKIIKQ, encoded by the coding sequence ATGAAAAAAATTTTTTTAATGGTGTGTTTTAGTTTGGTAATTCTGATCCTTGCAAAAGCTCAACAGACAGTTATTTTTAATAGCTCCAGCAATGATGGCTATGTTGATTTGTCTGGCCAAAGTTGGAGCACGCTAAGAAATGCAACACAAGGGAGTTATGTTAATTCCACAATTGATTGGGTTACAAATGACGTTGGAGCTTATATGACTTCAGGATGTCCTACATTAACTATAGCACGAGCTTTCATGGATTTCAATACTTCGAACATTCCAGATAATGCAACAATTTGTTCAGCAAAATTGAAATTTGCTGCAATAATAACTCCTCCTGATTATATTGGTTCTCTATGTGCAATGAAAGGAACACAGTTGCAGCCATTGTCCATTCAGGACTTCGATGCTTTTTCAGGATTGGAATATGGACATGTATTAGGAAATGCAACTACAAAAGATATAAATTTTAACGCTAATGGGATTAGCGATATCAACAAAACTGGTTTAACAAAGATTTGTGTCAGAGAATATGGACACGATTATCTTAATGTTCAGACTAACGGATACTATACAACGGGTATTTTCTTTGCAGAATCAAATAGCATTAATAAACTTGAAGTTGTATATGTTGCTGCAAATGCCGGACCTGATCAAACAATTTGCAGTAAATCTTCAACTACACTAAATGCCAGTGGTGGTACAAATTATTTGTGGAGTACAGGAGAAACAACAGCTTCTATTGTGGTTGCGCCGATATCCACAACAACATATACTGTAACTGTTTCTGTTGCCGCTGGATGTAGTAGCGTTGACCAAGTTGTTGTGAACACAATCCCCTCGCCAACAGTTAATCTTGGAACCGATATGAATATCTGTGCTAATTTTATGTATACATTAAATGCTGGTAATCCTGGAGCCACCTACAATTGGACTAGAGATGGCGTACCATTATCACAACACACTCAAACAATTACTACAAATCTAGAAGGAAATTATTGTGTGACTGTAACAAATACAAATGGATGTTCTGCTACAGATTGCATCGTTTTAACTTATTACCCAGGTAAACTATTAACTGCATTTACACAATCATATTCCTGTGTTAATAATACAATTCAAATTCAAGTTACTGCTTTAGGAAATGGATCTTTACATAATTGGGATATTTTTCCTTCAGATGCCCAAGGAACTATTTTAGGTAATAGTATTCAAACGGGAAGTGGAGCTAGTTTCACTTTTAATTCTGGCCTTCTTCCAGATCAATATTATTCAATTAAACATATTATTTATGGATTTTGCGGTAATTTTTCTACAATTTACCAGACAATCTTTATCGATATGCCAACTCTTAATTCTGATTTTGTTCCAACCCTTTCTCTTGTTCAAAATGGTTTTTATTCAGTAACTGCAACTATGGCGGCACTTCCCGCAGGAGCATTATACTATTGGAAAGTAGAAGAACTTGATGCAAATGGAAATACCATTCCAAATACGGTTATGGAGAATCCTTCCATTTGGTGGGCAAATCCATTAGTTTGTACATTTCCACAATATTGTTGTAATGATGTGAACAATACTCCTAATGGTAAATTCTATCCTAACCATACATATCGCATTACACGCGGAACATGGTCTAGTTGTAATCCCTGGTCTGATATTTCATATACCTTTACTAAGACATTACAAAAAAACGGACAATATGTTGAAACTATTTCAAAGACTGCAGATACAAAAGAGATGTTAAATAAGCCTGAAATTGTTAAGGAAAATACTGAAATGCTTTCGGTATATCCAAATCCTGCCGAGGGAATGGTTAATTTGATCGTTTCTGTTGATAAAGATCAAAGAAGAGTTATTCAACTTGCAGATGTGTTAGGAAATGTTATTAATGAATGGATAGCTGAAAATGGCAGTGAATTACCTAATACAATAGATTTAACAAGTTTAAAAAAGGGGATCTATTTTTTGAGATTAACATCTGAAAGAAATATGATTTCGAAAAAGATTATCAAACAATAA
- a CDS encoding aminotransferase class I/II-fold pyridoxal phosphate-dependent enzyme: MIIDFRSDTFTKPTAAMLNAMFNAEVGDDVFCEDPTVNRLEELAAVKFGMEAALYCPSGTMSNQIGIKCHTQPGNEVICEKLSHVYIYEGGGIAFNSGCQVHAIDGIRGQITAEQIKAAINPDDVHKPKTSLVSLENTGNRGGGSCYEMSEILKIRALCNENDIKLHLDGARLWNALVAKGESPLQYGKIFDSISVCLSKGLGAPIGSILLGKKEFIKQARRIRKVFGGGMRQAGYIAAAGIFALENNIERLAEDHKHAKLLAEEFYKKDFIGNIMPVETNIIILEVKEKYNAASLQAKLKENNILCLPISETKIRLITHLDISPEMIDKTIEVIRKL; this comes from the coding sequence ATGATTATAGATTTCCGTTCAGATACATTTACCAAACCCACTGCAGCAATGCTAAATGCAATGTTTAACGCAGAAGTGGGTGATGATGTTTTTTGTGAAGATCCAACAGTAAACAGACTTGAAGAATTAGCTGCTGTAAAATTTGGAATGGAAGCAGCATTATATTGTCCTAGTGGAACAATGAGTAACCAAATTGGTATTAAATGCCATACACAGCCAGGCAACGAAGTTATTTGCGAAAAATTAAGCCATGTTTATATTTACGAAGGTGGCGGAATAGCATTTAACTCTGGATGTCAGGTTCATGCAATTGATGGAATAAGAGGACAGATTACTGCAGAACAAATTAAAGCAGCTATTAATCCTGACGATGTTCATAAGCCAAAAACAAGTCTGGTGAGCCTTGAAAATACCGGAAATCGTGGTGGTGGAAGTTGTTATGAAATGTCCGAGATTCTTAAAATAAGAGCTTTATGCAACGAGAATGACATTAAACTGCATCTGGATGGGGCAAGGCTTTGGAATGCTTTGGTAGCAAAAGGTGAATCGCCTTTACAATACGGAAAAATATTCGACAGTATTTCGGTTTGCTTAAGCAAAGGACTTGGTGCACCAATTGGCAGCATATTGTTAGGAAAAAAAGAGTTTATAAAACAGGCACGACGAATTCGTAAAGTTTTTGGTGGAGGAATGCGACAAGCTGGCTATATTGCAGCTGCAGGAATTTTTGCACTTGAAAATAATATTGAAAGATTGGCAGAAGATCATAAACACGCTAAACTTTTAGCAGAAGAGTTTTATAAAAAAGATTTCATTGGTAACATTATGCCAGTAGAAACAAATATTATAATTCTTGAAGTAAAAGAGAAATATAATGCTGCCTCACTTCAAGCAAAATTAAAGGAAAACAATATACTTTGTTTGCCAATTTCTGAAACTAAAATAAGATTAATTACACATTTGGATATAAGCCCTGAAATGATTGACAAGACAATTGAGGTAATTAGGAAACTTTAA
- a CDS encoding T9SS type A sorting domain-containing protein, protein MKKNKVIGALIALIFMGINYSQAQYTGLNCSNATYTDCNKINNPVFNGTYTPDINGWDMDAFAQHEVPGWYGPPAGGYLYDGVNIYMENGITPNMVMQSQSGTCPWSNGIAYNCVDLKANVIYMIRFEAKFHGPSNISFCQTKIRVDDQATYNPGNNSMVSFVNLPNNNTWNSYEKLFQVTSDKDLLFLQNQLAFNDGATQCGGAKSYFKNIQILPLEFENVYLCPGESRKLCPKCLDARTIFNASTQVISYLWTPSYALTNPTLINPVVAPNYNTTYQLDLTDIAGNHLYQNVNVILNQSSPIANLSISSNTTTSSGPVILPGMIVDINANVILTVDNPTVFERVVFRMGAGSKIQVASTGNATFNSCHLFSLNGGASGWLGVKVDAGAHLNMTGGTIIENSYEAISAYSSATQIADLSISQTIFNNNKTAISFAINSLSQPTNNQIINNCIFTCRSLPCLVPSVEHFAQVKSDLYNELYANYPAIANANQGINIIQIPSITTPYRVGLASPDFYATVNIFDNIAKGLSMTDGNSQIQNNLFQNILGNSTDNTGIGVCIKGSSNSSTIIGNSITNLSSLTNELNTFKNCRQAVYVKGTCYTYLINNQVTNSMISSDFVSSGTNSRGEYGYFLDVSSDNSNTNIRIEHNSIFNCSVGVHINRSSMYPKAIGINVDCNTIYANQPQAITGINLVDQSTNYPYIADYAYTVRYNTISQMKSNAICATSILKGLNIYKNNELSVKYVAGTQTIGSGLLSSAIALYYCANGRILENMYVKTSLNNINVTNENIVGIYLKYSKGIAVTNNNITNVGTGVLYHGDCTSAVLPALFRSNTIKKAKYGLYMYQEANIGTQGSNGLPIGNLFGTGITTCQVYCNSGTNLNITSKLYVSNLTPPSGYVYVPTTIGVGPLGLCAYTVGTGTSNGIIPTSGYNPIYQNCLTCNCDVYGSSGNNAKYNEVNSEASEGIELENSLDMDKMETKIFPNPANNVFTIECIKEFYSEVQIFSIFGNLVLSASLNPNDNIHQVDVSEFKNGIYFIRIAKIEGGFDTFKIIVTH, encoded by the coding sequence TTATACAGATTGTAATAAAATTAATAACCCTGTTTTCAATGGTACTTATACTCCAGACATCAATGGCTGGGATATGGATGCTTTTGCTCAACATGAAGTTCCAGGTTGGTATGGGCCTCCGGCTGGTGGATATCTATATGACGGAGTAAATATCTATATGGAAAATGGAATAACACCAAACATGGTTATGCAAAGTCAATCAGGGACATGCCCATGGTCAAACGGAATAGCATACAATTGTGTTGATCTTAAGGCAAATGTAATTTACATGATAAGGTTTGAGGCAAAATTCCATGGTCCATCAAATATTAGTTTTTGTCAAACAAAAATTAGGGTTGATGATCAAGCCACATATAATCCAGGAAATAATAGTATGGTTAGTTTTGTTAACCTGCCCAATAATAACACATGGAATAGTTATGAAAAGCTATTTCAAGTAACTAGCGATAAAGATTTATTGTTTTTACAAAATCAGTTAGCTTTTAATGATGGAGCGACTCAGTGTGGAGGTGCAAAATCATATTTTAAAAATATTCAAATTTTACCTCTCGAATTTGAAAATGTATATTTATGCCCTGGTGAGAGTAGAAAATTGTGTCCAAAGTGCCTGGATGCAAGAACAATTTTTAATGCCTCAACCCAAGTAATAAGTTATTTGTGGACTCCTTCATACGCACTAACAAATCCTACCTTAATTAATCCAGTTGTTGCTCCAAATTATAATACAACTTATCAGTTGGATTTGACAGATATTGCTGGGAATCATTTATATCAAAATGTTAATGTTATTTTAAATCAATCCTCGCCAATAGCAAATTTGAGTATCTCTTCAAATACAACAACTTCATCTGGTCCAGTTATTTTACCTGGAATGATTGTAGACATTAATGCAAATGTAATTTTAACTGTAGATAATCCAACAGTTTTTGAAAGAGTGGTTTTTAGGATGGGTGCTGGATCAAAAATTCAGGTGGCCTCAACAGGCAATGCAACATTTAATTCCTGTCATTTATTCAGTCTTAATGGTGGGGCGTCTGGATGGCTAGGTGTCAAAGTTGATGCTGGTGCACATCTAAATATGACTGGAGGAACAATTATAGAGAATTCATATGAGGCAATATCAGCATATTCATCTGCAACACAGATAGCCGATCTTAGTATATCACAAACTATATTCAATAATAATAAGACTGCCATTTCGTTTGCGATAAATTCTTTGTCTCAACCTACCAACAATCAGATAATAAACAATTGTATTTTCACTTGTCGTTCACTTCCATGCTTAGTGCCATCTGTAGAGCATTTCGCACAAGTAAAAAGTGACTTATATAATGAACTATACGCAAATTATCCAGCCATTGCTAATGCAAATCAAGGAATAAACATAATTCAAATCCCGTCTATTACAACTCCTTATCGGGTTGGATTAGCTTCCCCAGATTTTTATGCAACCGTTAATATTTTTGATAACATTGCTAAAGGACTATCAATGACCGATGGAAATTCGCAGATTCAAAATAATTTATTTCAGAATATTTTAGGAAATTCTACAGACAATACTGGTATAGGAGTTTGTATAAAAGGTTCAAGCAATTCTTCAACAATTATCGGAAATTCAATTACAAATCTTAGCTCTTTAACAAATGAACTTAACACTTTTAAGAATTGCAGACAGGCTGTATATGTAAAAGGGACATGTTATACGTACCTCATAAATAATCAGGTAACTAATTCAATGATCAGTTCAGATTTTGTAAGTTCAGGAACAAATAGCAGGGGAGAGTATGGTTATTTTCTGGATGTTTCATCTGATAACAGTAATACGAATATTCGCATCGAACATAACTCAATATTTAACTGTTCTGTAGGAGTTCATATTAATAGGTCTTCGATGTATCCGAAAGCAATAGGAATTAATGTTGACTGCAATACTATTTATGCAAATCAACCCCAGGCAATTACTGGAATAAATTTGGTTGATCAAAGTACTAATTATCCATACATAGCAGATTATGCATATACTGTAAGGTATAATACTATTTCACAAATGAAAAGTAATGCTATTTGCGCTACCTCCATTCTAAAAGGGTTGAATATCTATAAAAACAATGAATTATCTGTTAAGTATGTGGCAGGTACACAGACGATAGGAAGCGGCTTGTTAAGCAGTGCTATTGCTTTGTATTATTGTGCCAATGGTAGAATTCTTGAAAACATGTATGTAAAAACATCCTTAAATAATATAAATGTCACAAATGAAAATATTGTAGGAATATATCTCAAATATTCTAAAGGTATTGCCGTAACAAATAACAACATTACTAATGTTGGCACAGGCGTTTTATACCATGGCGATTGCACAAGCGCAGTACTTCCTGCCTTATTCAGATCAAACACAATTAAAAAGGCAAAATATGGATTATATATGTATCAGGAGGCAAATATAGGAACACAAGGATCAAATGGATTACCAATAGGTAATTTATTTGGAACAGGTATAACAACATGCCAAGTATATTGCAATAGCGGAACAAATTTAAACATTACATCAAAATTGTATGTTTCTAATTTAACTCCTCCGAGTGGTTATGTTTACGTTCCAACTACTATAGGTGTTGGACCACTTGGGTTGTGCGCTTATACCGTTGGAACAGGTACTTCAAATGGAATAATACCAACATCTGGTTATAATCCAATATATCAAAATTGTCTTACATGCAATTGCGACGTATATGGTTCATCAGGTAATAACGCAAAGTATAACGAAGTGAATAGTGAAGCTTCAGAAGGTATAGAGTTAGAAAACAGCTTAGATATGGACAAAATGGAAACAAAAATTTTTCCAAATCCAGCTAATAATGTTTTTACCATTGAGTGTATTAAAGAGTTTTATTCTGAAGTGCAAATTTTTAGTATTTTCGGTAATCTTGTTTTGTCAGCTTCATTGAATCCTAATGATAATATTCATCAAGTAGATGTTTCAGAATTTAAAAATGGAATTTACTTTATTCGTATTGCAAAAATTGAAGGAGGATTTGATACATTCAAAATTATTGTAACTCATTAA
- a CDS encoding RluA family pseudouridine synthase has protein sequence MKPQENDSNSLSLKPKQSRFEIKEPDLLIKFLRKQFPGKGSNKVKSWLEHKKVAVNNKTVTYFNFPLEVGNVVTVTWITAQNNTQLPGLKILYEDNAIIVIDKEAGLLSIATDREKERTAYGFLSEFVKRTNPRARIFVVHRLDRETSGVMIFAKSEEVKLTLQENWQEMVKERTYAVVVEGEVEDNEGTMTSWLKENKAFQMYSQDAPSEDAQEAITHYKLIIKNQRYSLLNVQLETGRKNQIRVHFNDLGFPVVGDRKYGALRNPLGRLGLHAKVIEFLHPVTNNIMRFESPVPKEFLRLVEGRG, from the coding sequence TTGAAACCACAAGAAAACGATAGCAACTCACTTTCATTAAAACCAAAACAATCGCGGTTTGAAATAAAAGAACCCGATTTGTTGATTAAGTTTTTGCGAAAACAATTTCCTGGAAAGGGAAGTAATAAAGTTAAATCGTGGCTAGAACATAAAAAAGTAGCAGTTAATAATAAAACGGTTACTTATTTTAATTTTCCTCTTGAAGTTGGGAACGTTGTTACGGTAACGTGGATAACCGCACAAAATAACACACAACTTCCGGGACTTAAAATTTTATATGAAGACAATGCAATTATTGTAATCGACAAAGAAGCTGGTTTGCTCTCTATTGCAACAGACAGAGAGAAAGAACGAACAGCTTATGGTTTTCTTTCAGAATTTGTTAAAAGAACAAATCCAAGAGCAAGAATATTTGTTGTACATCGTTTGGACAGAGAAACGTCAGGTGTTATGATATTTGCCAAAAGCGAAGAAGTTAAACTTACTTTACAGGAAAACTGGCAGGAAATGGTCAAAGAGCGAACATATGCTGTTGTTGTAGAAGGTGAAGTTGAAGATAATGAAGGCACGATGACTTCATGGTTAAAAGAAAACAAAGCGTTTCAAATGTATTCGCAAGATGCTCCTTCGGAAGATGCACAAGAAGCAATAACTCATTATAAACTAATAATAAAAAATCAACGATATTCGCTTTTAAATGTGCAACTTGAAACAGGAAGAAAAAACCAGATTCGCGTACATTTTAACGATTTAGGGTTTCCTGTTGTTGGCGATAGAAAATATGGAGCGTTGCGAAATCCTCTTGGTCGCTTAGGTTTGCACGCAAAGGTTATTGAGTTTTTGCATCCTGTAACAAATAACATTATGCGCTTTGAATCACCCGTTCCAAAAGAATTTTTAAGATTGGTCGAGGGGAGGGGTTAA
- a CDS encoding hemerythrin domain-containing protein, which yields MSPPLRMLVNEHILIKRVLAIAPRVAEVLDLSIAEHKQLIKDIADFIRIYADKYHHSKEEDILFQYFDSSLDIIKVMISDHVQSRTYVAEMLNAVETGNTLIAKNNLMNYCNLLTEHIQKEDTILYPWMDNNLDTKQVGKMYSEFLNINNSKPEVQGKYELLVNSLESVF from the coding sequence ATGTCGCCACCATTAAGAATGTTGGTAAATGAACATATTCTTATTAAGAGAGTACTTGCAATAGCACCAAGAGTTGCAGAAGTATTAGATTTATCAATAGCCGAACACAAGCAACTAATAAAAGACATTGCAGATTTTATTCGCATTTATGCCGATAAATATCACCATTCAAAAGAGGAAGATATATTATTTCAATATTTTGATTCTTCTTTGGATATAATTAAAGTTATGATTAGTGACCATGTTCAATCAAGAACTTATGTTGCCGAAATGCTTAATGCAGTTGAAACCGGAAACACTTTAATTGCAAAAAATAATTTAATGAATTATTGCAATTTGTTAACTGAGCATATTCAAAAGGAAGATACTATACTTTACCCTTGGATGGATAATAACCTTGACACAAAACAGGTAGGTAAAATGTATTCCGAGTTTTTAAATATAAACAACTCTAAACCTGAGGTTCAAGGAAAATACGAACTGCTTGTGAATAGCCTGGAATCCGTTTTTTAA